The Candidatus Campbellbacteria bacterium genome includes a window with the following:
- a CDS encoding Gmad2 immunoglobulin-like domain-containing protein, whose protein sequence is MKIKTITTVTFLVALVVLTIVGIYAIANQKGDKGKNKTITSFEECVEAGYPVMESYPEQCSVPGGETFTRDIGNEMDKHDLIRVSSPRPGEEVGSNFTIEGQARGYWFFEATFPVSVENEDGEILAETYATAGGDWMTEDFVSFTAEIEVEGNYSGEARLVLHRANASGLPENDDQMFIPIEVASSSESAGKDSTCYVGGCSGQICSDDPNVVTSCEWRPEYACYDSAICERQADGECGWTETEEFDQCIAEIDENS, encoded by the coding sequence ATGAAAATAAAAACAATAACAACTGTCACCTTTTTAGTTGCTTTGGTTGTATTGACGATCGTTGGTATATATGCGATTGCGAACCAAAAAGGTGATAAAGGAAAAAATAAAACTATAACCTCTTTTGAAGAATGTGTGGAGGCGGGGTATCCTGTTATGGAGTCATATCCGGAACAGTGCAGCGTTCCCGGGGGAGAAACGTTTACGCGAGACATAGGAAACGAGATGGACAAACATGATCTTATAAGAGTCTCTTCTCCGAGACCGGGCGAAGAAGTAGGCAGTAATTTTACTATCGAAGGTCAGGCGCGTGGCTACTGGTTCTTTGAGGCTACTTTTCCCGTTTCAGTAGAAAATGAAGACGGAGAAATTCTAGCCGAAACGTACGCCACTGCCGGTGGAGATTGGATGACCGAAGATTTTGTGTCATTTACGGCTGAAATAGAAGTTGAAGGTAATTACTCTGGGGAAGCTAGGTTGGTTTTACATCGAGCTAACGCTTCCGGATTACCGGAAAATGATGATCAGATGTTTATTCCCATAGAAGTAGCTTCTTCTTCAGAATCAGCTGGAAAAGATAGCACGTGCTATGTGGGTGGATGTTCCGGACAGATCTGCTCGGACGATCCGAATGTGGTAACCAGTTGCGAATGGCGACCTGAATATGCCTGTTATGATTCGGCCATTTGCGAGCGGCAAGCGGATGGGGAATGTGGTTGGACAGAGACAGAAGAATTCGATCAGTGTATCGCGGAAATAGATGAAAATAGTTAG
- a CDS encoding glutaredoxin family protein: MKNVTIYSTPTCHFCNLAKNYFQDKGIEYTDYDVSENVEKQKEMIEKTGQMGVPVIMIGDEIMVGFNQAKLEELLS, translated from the coding sequence ATGAAAAATGTAACTATATACTCCACCCCAACTTGTCATTTTTGCAATTTGGCCAAGAACTACTTTCAAGACAAAGGAATTGAATACACAGATTACGACGTCTCAGAAAATGTAGAAAAACAAAAAGAGATGATCGAGAAGACGGGTCAAATGGGAGTTCCGGTAATAATGATAGGGGATGAGATCATGGTTGGTTTCAACCAAGCAAAGTTAGAAGAGCTTTTGTCATAA